GCTTTAATCGTTGGAGTAATAATAAAATCTGTAACAAACTATAAACTCGAAAGAGAAGATTAAAATGAAAAATACACTTTGGTATCTGGGATTTTTAAGTCCGCTGAGCCTGTTATATCTTGTAACTGGAGAAATTGGATTTTTAGGCTTTGCTGTCTTTGCTCTTTATTTTACCATCTACAAAGAAAATGATGAAAGATTACAGATTAATGCAGGTTTAGCTACAAGAAATGCTTTTCTATACGTGATATTAATTGGAGCTGTATCATTATTCTACATAAATATAACTCAAGATAAGTCATTATTCCCAATAGCTTTTGTGCTGGTGTTTTCAGGCAGCATAGTTATTAGCGTGCTCTCCTATGGATATTATAACTCAAAAGAAGAGAAAATGTATGAAAACCAGAATTAAAGAATACCGGAAAGAACTCAAAATGACTCAGGAGGAATTAGCAGAAGCTGTAGATGTAACGAGGCAGACCATCATAGCCTTAGAGCAGGGCAGATATAATCCCTCCCTTATACTTGCCTTCAAAGTTACCAGGGCGTTGAAAAGGAGGTATATTGAAGAAGTATTTGATCTTGAAGAAATAGAAGTTAAATAAATTGTTAATTGAATAATGATGATATTATGATGATTTATCATTAATTTATGGTTAAACGGAGGAATGAAATGAGTATTTACAAATTATCATTTAAAAATCTTAATAGAAGAAAACTCAGAAGCGCTTTAACAATGTTAGGGATAGTTATCGGAGTTACAGCACTTGTTGTTCTTATGGGCCTTGGCTCTGGAATGACTTCTTACATGAAAGGGCAAACTGAATCCATTATGGGAGATGTTTCCATCATGAACAGCTCTGCAGCGGCGTTTATGGGATCTACAGGCGATTCATATATAAATAAGGAAGCAGTAGCCAAGATAAAGAATATGTCACAACTCTATGACATTAGAGAAGAAACACAGTTTCAAACTAATATTCAAAGGACACCAGTAATAGTAGTCGGGATGAGTGACTGGAAACAGATTAAAATAAATGGAACTCCAGGTGTTGTTATTAGTAAATCCCCATTTGTAGACAACTTTGGTTATAAAATCGGAAGTAAAATAAAAATTAAAGAGGAAGAATTCGTAATAACTGGGATAACAAATGAAGGTGGATTTGGTATGGGAATTGTTTTCTTAAACACTAGTCTGGCGCTCCCTTTAAACGATAACAAAGTATCAAGTATTACTGCAAGCACTAAAAAAGATCCAGAAGTTGTAAAAAAAGAAATAGAAGCTCAAGTAGATGGTATATCAGCTTTAACAAAATCTGACTATGCTAAACAAATTGATGAAATAATGAGTGGAATCACACTTTTTGTTGGATTAATAGCAAGCATTGCCCTTTTAGTTGGAGTTATCAGTATTGTGAATATTATGCTTGTAAATGTTTCAGAGCGTACAAGAGAAATAGGAGTATTAAAAGCGATAGGATTTACAAATAGAGAAATATTGGGAAGCATACTAATGGAAGCGGGGTTATTAGGTTTGATAGGCTCTGTTGCTGGTTTGATTATTGCTGCACTTCTATTAGAACTTGGAATCATATATTTGGCCCCACAATTAAATATGGATGGCATTAAATTAGTTCAAATGCTTCCTTTATGGCTAGTTGTAGGTGTAATTGGCGGATCTGCAGTTTTAAGTGTTTTAGCTGGTTTATACCCTGCATGGAGAGCATCAAGACTAAATGTCGTGGAGGCGTTAAGATATGAATGATAACGTACTTGAATTCAATCATGTGTGGAAAACATACAAAATGGGGACAGAAAAAGTAAAAGCACTCCGAGGTGTTAATCTAACCATCAAAAAAGGATCATTTATAGCCATAATGGGGCCTTCAGGTTCAGGTAAATCCACATTACTTCATCTTGCAGGAATTTTGGACACCCCGACTGAAGGAACTGTTCTAATGAACGGAAAGAATATCAAGGATTATTCTGGAAATGAACAGGCAAAACAAAGAAGAAGTGACATTGGATTCATATTCCAGAGATTTAATTTAATGCCCCATCTTACAGCCCTTGAAAATGTGATGCTGCCCATGATTTCTCCCAATGAGGAAAAAGCTAAAATTTTACTGGATAAAGTTGGATTAAAGGATAGATATAAAAGATTTCAAAAACAGCTTTCTGGGGGAGAACAACAACGTGTGGCAATTGCAAGAGCTCTTGCCAATGATCCTGCCATTTTACTTGCAGATGAACCCACAGGGGAGCTTGACACCCAAAATACAAAATTAATAATGGAACTACTTAAAAACCTGAATGAAAAGGATGGATTAACTATTGTGGCCGTTACACATAATCCACTGGCTGCCGAATATGCAAATGAGATAATTAAAATGCAGGACGGGAATATAATCACCTGAAAATCGAATTGGAGATATATTCTTCCCTTTTCTTTATTTTATTATTTCTCGTCAAGGCCCCATTTTCTACGGAATTTTATTTTCTGCTCTGCCGTCATCCAGTGACTGCCATCACAGTAAGGTTTGTTCTCTGATTTACCGCATCGACAAAGAGTTTGCCGATTTCGAACCTCGTAAATGGTTCCATCTGCAGATTCTACAGGAATTCCTCCACGAACCCATATTGGACCTTCACATCCTTTCTGTTTGTCATGTACCATTACAATTGATGGTTCAAATTCCTTTTCAAATGGTTTACCTGTCTTTTTATCCCATAGAACAAGTCTTCCTGAAGGGCATATCATGGCCTCTTCTATAGCTGTTTGTCTGGCCTCTGGATCATCAGATTTCTGTATTAGATTCCTTATTCCGCCTGATCGAAGACAGAAACGTGAATGATCGCAGAATTCATGTGCATCAGTTAATTTCAGGTCTTTTCCTTCGAATATTTCAGCTTTTTCTATATATGGTTTCCTGCTGGCTGTTTCTGTACCATCAAAATCGATCTTATTATGAGTTCCATCACAGTAGGGTTTATTTTTTGATACTCCACAACGACACAGAATATATTTATCTTTAGGAGGGTATTCCCTGACATCCAGCAGTTCACGAGTATGACCTGCTTCATCAGTTGTAATTACTTGTTCAAGAAGAGGTACACCCCCTGAAACTAAATATGGGCCGTTTTTTAAGATTTTTATTTTCATATTCTCCTTTTCAGCTGCCAAATTTATCTTCCCCCATATTTTAATTATATTTAAAATTATTATAATTTTTCCATAATAGTCATAAAGATTTATTTTTTAACTTATAATATAATTATATAATTTCCCTCTAAATGTCTATTTTTATATTTATAGAATTTAAATGTTATATTTATGAATAAAATTGCTAATAAATTAATATATTATATAATAAGTCCATTTTAGGCATTATTTTAATTATTTCATATCCAAATATTTTTATACTATAATTATTAATAATTATAAATAATGATTAATCATTATTAATATTATAAGATATCTTGAAATACCCAAGGTCAGTTAAACCGTCTGAAATAAAATTAAAAGGAGGGATAAATTGAATCCAAAAATAACGGTTTCAGACCCCTTAAGGTGCACAAAATGCCATAATTGCGTAACTGCATGTCAAAAAACCCATGGAAGCAGTAGAATAAGAAAAAGTGAGGGTTTAATATTTTGTAGACAGTGTACAGAAGCTCCATGTATGAATATCTGTCCTGTAAACGCTATTCAATCCCAAAATAATATTCCAATTATAGATAAGCACAGATGCATAAGTTGTAAACTTTGCGTAGAATCTTGCCCAAATGGAGTCATATACATAGAGAACATGGTTGCACACAAATGTACATTATGCTTTGACACTGACAATATACTTCCTGCATGTATAGTTGCATGTAAAGATAATGTATTAAGTTTAATTGCAGATGATCAGTGAATATTCTCAGTATGTATTTTTTATCATTCCTTTTTTTTATGGTAAATTTTAACCTGATTTTTTAAATATCTCATGAATACCAATTAAACCAACAAATAATCGAAAACACTTTAAAAATATCGAAACATAGTAATAATTGATATAAATGAAATTTAATTTCCCAGTTGGATATCATGATTTTCATAAAGTAAAAATTATTGATTTCCAGCTAAATAGATGGTATTCATTGGGTTATACCAAATTAGAAGACACTATTGAAGTATCTAAAAATATCCATAAGTTAGAAGACTGGAAACCAGAAATGATCAAATTAGCCGAAAAAACTCTTGAAGAAAAAAGATATTTAAATGCTGCATTTTATTTTAGAGCTGCAGAATTTTTTACACTGCCATCCGATCCAGATAAAGAAAAATTGTACGATAAATTCATAAATATTTTCTATAATGCTGCTTTTAAAGATGAACCTATAGAAAGGTTTTCTGTTCCATATGAAAGTTCATTTTTACCCGCAATAAGAATTAAATCCCAAAAATCAAAGAGCATAGGTACTATTGTAATACATGGCGGATTTGATTCATTTATAGAGGAATTTTACTCAATGGCAAGTTATTTTGCTGATTTAGGATATAATGTCATCATGTTTGAAGGCCCTGGACAGGGTGCTGCTTTGAAAAAACAAAAATTACCCCTTAACTATAAATGGGAAAAATCTGCTAAAGCAATCCTTGATTATTTTGAACTTGATGATGTAACATGGCTCGGTATTTCCATGGGAGGATGGCTTTGTTTTAGAGCAGCTGCATTCGAACCAAGAATTAAAAGAGTAATCGCATTGAGTGTCGCTTTTGATTATATGCAAATACCCAATCTTTTTATCCGGTTAGTGGCCAGATTCTTCCTTCTATTTCCCAGATTTTTAAATTATGTATCCAGGTTACAAATGAAAGGCGACTATCAGGAAAGATGGGGAGTAAATAATTTAATGTACATTACCAAGAAAAAAACACCATATGATGCCAGTCAGGTATTGTTACAGTTTAATGAAAAAAATATACATTCAGAAAAGGTAAAACAGGATGTTTTAATTCTTAGCGGTGCTGAAGATCATTTTATTCCACTTAAAATGCATTATAAACAGGTGGATGCATTAATAAATGCTAGTTCGATTGAAGAGCATGTTTTTACCAGGGAAGATCAGGCGCAGAATCACTGCCAGATTGGAAATATTGGTCTTGCCCTGGATGTTATGTCCAGATGGATATCTGAAAAATCAAGGAATAAATAACTATATACAATCTGTTTCAGCCCAAAAAGGCTTAATATCAATAAGAGGAGACCCATCAAGAGCATCCAACCATTTTACGCTTAATGTATTCCCTTCAATCTTAACAATCTCTACAAGACACATTGCTATTGGATTTGGTCTTGCAGGGGATCTTATAGAAAAAACTCCCCTTTCTTCTGTTCTTCCCGGTGGAATCCCCTTTAATTTATCGCGTTCAGCCCTGTCCAACCAGTAGAAGACATAATAATATTTTTTACGCCCAATATCTTGTAAACCCTCTTTATATTCATCGAAAACAGTTATTTTACTTATCTTTTCAGAATATCGTCCCTGCCGAGGAGCATCTCCCCTTTTTTTATAAGGTGAGTTTATTATTCCTATTGGCTTTAACTTCATAAATGAATATTATGATTTACAAAATAGTTATAAATTGTGTTTATTTTTATTTTCTAAAATATATTTTAATCTCAATGCATCTGTACGCCCTTATTAATCTTGGATTTAAAATAGAGAAGCTAAAAATGGCGAACCCAGTGCAAAAGCCAGAAATGTTATTCCCATACCAATTTTAATTCTTTTTGATACTTTTGCAGAATTTATGGCTGATTGATCTTTCAATATTGACGCTGCACCTATCAAGAACACCACAATAGCAGCAAAGAGTACTGCAAGGTAAAGTAAATTAAAAATTCCTATAAAATAAAGCACGGGACTGGTGATACTTGCAATTATCATGAAGCTTGCTGCAAGGATTGATGATATTTTTGCTCCATAGATTATTGGTAATGTTTTTGCCCCTTCTTTTTTATCTCCTTCCACATCTTCCATATCCTTTACAATTTCTCTGGCCATGGTCATCAGAAATGCATAAAACCCTAAATATATAGAAGTAATGATTTCACCTACAGCTATCCCACCAAAAACAAAACAAAGGCCTGTAAGAAATGAAATACTTAAATTTCCAATTAAGCATTTACTTTTCAAGCTGTATGCATAATATATCATTAAAAGGGAGCTCAAAAACGCTATCATGCCCAATAAAAAATTTATATAGAAAGCAGCGATGATTCCAATGATAAACAGGGAAAGTGAATAAATTCCTGCGGTTTTTCTTGAAATCCTTCCAGATGGAATGGGTCTTTTTGGTTTATTAATAGCATCAATTTTATAATCAAAATAATCATTTATGGCATTCCCTGCACCAGTAACAACAAAAACAACGAATCCTGCTAAAAATGCACCTAATGTAAAATTTCCACTTATAATTATCATTAAAAAGATTGCTATTACTGCCATTACTGCATTTCCCGGTCTTAAAATTTCTAAATATGCATTCATGAAATCACTTTAAAATTAGATAGAATTAATTTGTTTATATAATATTTAAGTTAATGTGATTATTAGATAATTTAATAAATTAAATTTAAAAAAATGAATTAAATAAGCTGATCAACCATCCATTCAGACTTAAATTCCATTATATCTTCATAAGATTGACCTATGCCTAAAAATAGAATTGGTTTACTGATTACATAACCAATCGAAAGTGCTGCACCGCCCTTTGCATCGGCATCAGCTTTTGTGAGAATTATTCCATCAACACCCACAGCTTCATTGAATTTCATCGCCTGTTCCACTGCATCGTTTCCAGTAAGGGAATCACCGACATAAATTATGACATCGGGTTTTACAACACGTTGAATTTTCTTCATTTCATCCATAAGGTTAACATTGGTCTGCATTCTCCCCGCAGTATCTATTAAAACTATCTCTTTTCCTTTAGCCTTTGCATGTTCTACTGCATCATAAGCAACTGCAGCAGGATCTGCACCCTTTTTATGCTTTATTAGTTTAACCCCAATATTTTCAGCATGATGCCCTATCTGTTCAATAGCCCCTGCTCTGAAAGTATCTGCAGCGGCAATTACTGGCGTATATCCTTCATTTATAAAATAAGTAGCAATTTTTGCTATTGTGGTAGTTTTTCCAGTTCCATTTACCCCTACAAACATTATCTTAAGAGGTTGGCCAGATTTCTTTGCATCTTCTGCCATTTTTTTAAGATCTCTGGTTTCAACACCTAATATTTCAGAAATAGCGTTTTTCAGGGCATTTCTTGTAAATTCTGCAACGTCGCTTCTTCTTTTAATTTTTTTTCCCACAAGATCTTCTTTTACAGAATTAATTATCTTTTCTGCAACTTCTAGAGCAACGTCACTTTCTAAGAGTGCCATTTCAAGTTCAAATAGAATATCATCAATATCTTTTTCTGATATTGTCTTTTTAGTGACAAATGAGAACATTCCAGATTTTTCTTCTTCAGAAGGAACTTCTTCCTGCTTCACTTCAGGTTTTTGCACTTCTTCTTTTTTTTCCCTGGAAAAAATTCCGGATATTTTTCCTTTAACTCCACTTTCCTCATCTTTCTTAGAAGGTCCTTCCATTTCTTCAGAAACTTTTTCTGGAATAGTTTCCTCTTTTTCCTGTGGAGTTTCTTCTAAAAGAGTATTTTCTTCTGCTTTCTCATCTTCTTTAGAAATCTTATCGCTGATTTTTCCAACAGTACCACTAAATTTCTTTTTAAGTGATTCAAACAAAATACTCACTCCTTTTTAAAACCCTCAAAAACTTTGTTCTTGGTTAAGAAAAAAGTTAAGCATGCAAAAACTTCGTTTTTGCGGCCTGCAATCTATGATTTGCAGTTCAGGAAATCAAAGCATACGAATCTTCGATTCTTTGCGTCAAAATTCGTAGAATTTTGACAGATTTCTTTCAACGTTAAAATCGGAGCTTACGAAACTTCGTGTTCGAAGGCTCCAAAATCCGTATGATTTTGACAGATTTTTTGAATGCAAGTTACTGGTGTTTAGCTTCTTCAGTTTCAACTTTTCTCAGCAGTGCTTCTGCTTCAGGGCTCTTTTTGACAATATAATCTGTTAACTTCTGCACATCTCCAACCATTTTATCAACTAACTGTTCAAGCTCTTTTTTTTGGGAAGATATGCTCTCTTTAGCTTCTCCAATATTTTTCTTTGCAGCGGCACCTGCACCAAGACCCATTACAACCTGATCTGTGTTTTTAATCTCTGCAATTACAAAAGAGCCTGCACCAATTGGAACAAAGGTTTCAGTGTTCTCTTTTCCTTCAATTGCATTTAAAGATTCTTCAGCAGATGTTAATTCTGCAATAGAAGCTCTTACTGTTTCAATTTGTTGTTGTAGAAGTTCCAGCTGGCTCTGATACATGTTAATTTCATTAACCATCTGTTCGAGCCTTTGTTTATCATCCATAAAAATCACCCTTCAATTAAGGCTTTGATTATTGGATCCTGTACTTCATCTTCTGAAATTTCTTTAATCTCTTCTATGATTATTTTGTTTCTCTTGATTCCGTGTTTGCTTCCAAAATCAGAATAAATCTTTTCCTGTATATCTTCTTCTTTTATAGCTTTTAACTCCTTTGTAAAAGGTTTAAAGCTTTTTCCCATCATAAATTTGCCTTGAATTCTAAATATTTTTGTTTTCATTCATATCCCTCAAGAAAACCTAATGCTTCTTCAATTCTTGCAAGTTCAGGACCTGTTGTATCTAATCCGACAATAACACCCTCAGAATTTGCTATTGTGCATGCGCCAACAAGCCTTATGCCTTTGTTTACAGTTCCAATATCTGCTGGAACCTTCATCACATTTTCAATAAATTTAAGTTCTTCTGCTGATGCAGATGGATGAGCTAATACTCCTTTATTAGTGGCCACTGCAACAGATCCTGTTATTTTAAAGCCGGCTATACTTCCTCTTTGAACTTCAACGTCTAGAACGTTTTCGATTATCTCCAAGGATTCATCAGAAAGCAGTGGATTTACAATTGCACCGTTATCATTTGCAAGGACTATATTACCTACAGCAGTGAATCTATCAGGAATTCTTTCCACTTCTATATCCATTTCTTTAATGGTTTCTATTTCGCTTTCAAGAGCGAATGGAGAAACTAAGAATCCCTTTGAATTTCCCACTGCCAGTGCTCCAGCAAGATTACTACCACTAATTGGGGTTTTAATTACTGTTACTCCTAAAGTGTTTTCTATCAGATTTTCCATTGCTTCTGATAAATTAGAGGGAACTATAGCTGCATGATCTGTAGCTGATATTGCAACTCCAATATTTGAGTTCCCGTACAGGTTAGCTTTCCTAATCATTAAGTTCACCTATTCAACCAAGGTGACTGCCACTGAACCGTCTTCCTCTTCAACAGCTTTTACTTTAATTTTAGGAGGTATTTTCTGGATTCCTCTTTCCCATATTTTTTCGTTTACAGATGCATCGATCTTAATGTCTTCTGCTTTCATATGTTGTTTTATAAATTCTTTTACGTAACGTACTGCTCTCGGGGACCTCATTGTCCTTGGAACATTTTTTACTTTTCTTAAAGGTATAACATAGACTCTTTCCATTTAAATCCCCTACACTT
This genomic stretch from Methanobacterium sp. harbors:
- a CDS encoding helix-turn-helix transcriptional regulator produces the protein MKTRIKEYRKELKMTQEELAEAVDVTRQTIIALEQGRYNPSLILAFKVTRALKRRYIEEVFDLEEIEVK
- a CDS encoding ABC transporter permease; protein product: MSIYKLSFKNLNRRKLRSALTMLGIVIGVTALVVLMGLGSGMTSYMKGQTESIMGDVSIMNSSAAAFMGSTGDSYINKEAVAKIKNMSQLYDIREETQFQTNIQRTPVIVVGMSDWKQIKINGTPGVVISKSPFVDNFGYKIGSKIKIKEEEFVITGITNEGGFGMGIVFLNTSLALPLNDNKVSSITASTKKDPEVVKKEIEAQVDGISALTKSDYAKQIDEIMSGITLFVGLIASIALLVGVISIVNIMLVNVSERTREIGVLKAIGFTNREILGSILMEAGLLGLIGSVAGLIIAALLLELGIIYLAPQLNMDGIKLVQMLPLWLVVGVIGGSAVLSVLAGLYPAWRASRLNVVEALRYE
- a CDS encoding ABC transporter ATP-binding protein, with translation MNDNVLEFNHVWKTYKMGTEKVKALRGVNLTIKKGSFIAIMGPSGSGKSTLLHLAGILDTPTEGTVLMNGKNIKDYSGNEQAKQRRSDIGFIFQRFNLMPHLTALENVMLPMISPNEEKAKILLDKVGLKDRYKRFQKQLSGGEQQRVAIARALANDPAILLADEPTGELDTQNTKLIMELLKNLNEKDGLTIVAVTHNPLAAEYANEIIKMQDGNIIT
- a CDS encoding CDGSH iron-sulfur domain-containing protein, translated to MKIKILKNGPYLVSGGVPLLEQVITTDEAGHTRELLDVREYPPKDKYILCRCGVSKNKPYCDGTHNKIDFDGTETASRKPYIEKAEIFEGKDLKLTDAHEFCDHSRFCLRSGGIRNLIQKSDDPEARQTAIEEAMICPSGRLVLWDKKTGKPFEKEFEPSIVMVHDKQKGCEGPIWVRGGIPVESADGTIYEVRNRQTLCRCGKSENKPYCDGSHWMTAEQKIKFRRKWGLDEK
- a CDS encoding 4Fe-4S binding protein produces the protein MNPKITVSDPLRCTKCHNCVTACQKTHGSSRIRKSEGLIFCRQCTEAPCMNICPVNAIQSQNNIPIIDKHRCISCKLCVESCPNGVIYIENMVAHKCTLCFDTDNILPACIVACKDNVLSLIADDQ
- a CDS encoding alpha/beta fold hydrolase, translating into MGYTKLEDTIEVSKNIHKLEDWKPEMIKLAEKTLEEKRYLNAAFYFRAAEFFTLPSDPDKEKLYDKFINIFYNAAFKDEPIERFSVPYESSFLPAIRIKSQKSKSIGTIVIHGGFDSFIEEFYSMASYFADLGYNVIMFEGPGQGAALKKQKLPLNYKWEKSAKAILDYFELDDVTWLGISMGGWLCFRAAAFEPRIKRVIALSVAFDYMQIPNLFIRLVARFFLLFPRFLNYVSRLQMKGDYQERWGVNNLMYITKKKTPYDASQVLLQFNEKNIHSEKVKQDVLILSGAEDHFIPLKMHYKQVDALINASSIEEHVFTREDQAQNHCQIGNIGLALDVMSRWISEKSRNK
- the tsaA gene encoding tRNA (N6-threonylcarbamoyladenosine(37)-N6)-methyltransferase TrmO; its protein translation is MKLKPIGIINSPYKKRGDAPRQGRYSEKISKITVFDEYKEGLQDIGRKKYYYVFYWLDRAERDKLKGIPPGRTEERGVFSIRSPARPNPIAMCLVEIVKIEGNTLSVKWLDALDGSPLIDIKPFWAETDCI
- a CDS encoding UbiA family prenyltransferase, coding for MNAYLEILRPGNAVMAVIAIFLMIIISGNFTLGAFLAGFVVFVVTGAGNAINDYFDYKIDAINKPKRPIPSGRISRKTAGIYSLSLFIIGIIAAFYINFLLGMIAFLSSLLMIYYAYSLKSKCLIGNLSISFLTGLCFVFGGIAVGEIITSIYLGFYAFLMTMAREIVKDMEDVEGDKKEGAKTLPIIYGAKISSILAASFMIIASITSPVLYFIGIFNLLYLAVLFAAIVVFLIGAASILKDQSAINSAKVSKRIKIGMGITFLAFALGSPFLASLF
- the ftsY gene encoding signal recognition particle-docking protein FtsY, which produces MFESLKKKFSGTVGKISDKISKEDEKAEENTLLEETPQEKEETIPEKVSEEMEGPSKKDEESGVKGKISGIFSREKKEEVQKPEVKQEEVPSEEEKSGMFSFVTKKTISEKDIDDILFELEMALLESDVALEVAEKIINSVKEDLVGKKIKRRSDVAEFTRNALKNAISEILGVETRDLKKMAEDAKKSGQPLKIMFVGVNGTGKTTTIAKIATYFINEGYTPVIAAADTFRAGAIEQIGHHAENIGVKLIKHKKGADPAAVAYDAVEHAKAKGKEIVLIDTAGRMQTNVNLMDEMKKIQRVVKPDVIIYVGDSLTGNDAVEQAMKFNEAVGVDGIILTKADADAKGGAALSIGYVISKPILFLGIGQSYEDIMEFKSEWMVDQLI
- the pfdA gene encoding prefoldin subunit alpha gives rise to the protein MDDKQRLEQMVNEINMYQSQLELLQQQIETVRASIAELTSAEESLNAIEGKENTETFVPIGAGSFVIAEIKNTDQVVMGLGAGAAAKKNIGEAKESISSQKKELEQLVDKMVGDVQKLTDYIVKKSPEAEALLRKVETEEAKHQ
- the rpl18a gene encoding 50S ribosomal protein L18Ae; protein product: MKTKIFRIQGKFMMGKSFKPFTKELKAIKEEDIQEKIYSDFGSKHGIKRNKIIIEEIKEISEDEVQDPIIKALIEG
- a CDS encoding translation initiation factor IF-6, with translation MIRKANLYGNSNIGVAISATDHAAIVPSNLSEAMENLIENTLGVTVIKTPISGSNLAGALAVGNSKGFLVSPFALESEIETIKEMDIEVERIPDRFTAVGNIVLANDNGAIVNPLLSDESLEIIENVLDVEVQRGSIAGFKITGSVAVATNKGVLAHPSASAEELKFIENVMKVPADIGTVNKGIRLVGACTIANSEGVIVGLDTTGPELARIEEALGFLEGYE
- a CDS encoding 50S ribosomal protein L31e; this encodes MERVYVIPLRKVKNVPRTMRSPRAVRYVKEFIKQHMKAEDIKIDASVNEKIWERGIQKIPPKIKVKAVEEEDGSVAVTLVE